A single window of Pieris rapae chromosome 4, ilPieRapa1.1, whole genome shotgun sequence DNA harbors:
- the LOC111003412 gene encoding autism susceptibility gene 2 protein isoform X6 — MENEVKQRNQRNRRRERAQRMQAQRESKAKDGDSGEDESPAREKPPRPVARRKKSKEPLGEEDIIDGFAIMAFRTYEDLEAAVKCASSPRTNALSTKPRLPLAALAGDATRNHPTNNVNTNCDSEGEDDKASPENSRNASPRYHDASMDDASDAGSLFRVTGGGAGGGKNDLVARGGSGGALALSRAPVGGSASPAPAPLPQPAPSPAPAALPPPALPPPPFRADTPHRPNGAHIPAIDGQAATQIPARPVGAAGPDTPERPASNNKLQPGARAAADSPTPAPPAPPAPSPLFPSHTAYQAHAAALPDFRLTNHETRTEPPSAEQAHAPLDLHAHHSSPRPPQIAPTATQPAHPSLPNRVPHSQPHTVIPAHEVRSAPPSQSHSSIPTSYPNRVGPNVPQNIVPQMPMPTTTGSNCLPSQAQAPTPRPASPAALSRPYPTPIIGSSHVNSSISSNLHHAIPSYPSQASLQKHSVPYPGRPSHLAPFSVANHLPSSHLPGSTAAPTPTHLSHPINSHSILSHTSHIPMSSHLLGSTPNHVGQAIFSTATATSTIASMTPSMKPSLPHSAVPSQPSHMDISPVTSAPAVIASSATSGHPAPPPVVDTRPPEISRSDSVAVVSSSLAPNGYPPPAAYSNAYPTLYAPYAPTLQHSPYLPPSAASPRNTNDTRTSLAASPLVAPKTPKGVRPHTPGSLGGAGVHAPLSYSPRTQSPSRERESFSNISSLSRSTPASSASAAVSAASLVPTMPAPLAAPLPAPLPAPLAAPLSGPVPTHSGSVGLQPSVAPLSSLGGLATLAAPTPTAPAPAPHLSHSLAPVPTVPSISSSAKPPAHWGVTRPAPSERSAAFAPAPPLFGAPLAPNPNPFSAESLFQTSPGADLLRRELDNRFLAAAGAVRTELHHHQHQHTHVHQHPAHAPPHPHQLMVPHAPLFKDVGKMSSLYRSGLSLYPYSSSLLHPTAPYVPPAPLTTYAPKPVVSSSESASKPPQRPAVAKTGKWNAMHVRIAWEIYNHQQKEKTGSGAAPSAMDKDKLRAFPAPAPPPPAYRSPYDLPPPYMHHAPLGIVRHPSRAAYGSAPLGAERELGVSGVSPFTRYGGGFPGAPYSLPYGRELALSAPLHAVPHPLVHDAWRPHRPPVSTPAEVRREHEERERARREREERERRDREERERRKAREQRDRDLERARVRSPHRSTHPSHQEPKDERKEPPRPPTLPYPPPHWDPYRAAFDPLQHMRFAPLVEAAIRAEEDRAKMLSAYAHHQQLKSSPLLHHRSGVGAPLPPMGGHMAPLAPLAPPMAPLAPLDLLKKEEPR, encoded by the exons gCGAGTCCAGAAAATAGCAGGAATGCCTCTCCGAGATATCACGATGCATCAATGGATGAT GCATCAGATGCAGGCTCTCTGTTCCGGGTGACAGGAGGGGGTGCGGGTGGCGGTAAAAATGACCTTGTCGCTAGGGGTGGTAGTGGAGGAGCCCTGGCTTTGTCTCGGGCGCCAGTCGGCGGAAGTGCTAGTCCGGCGCCCGCGCCGCTGCCTCAGCCCGCCCCGAGTCCCGCCCCGGCTGCCCTCCCTCCGCCTGCTCTGCCTCCGCCACCATTCCGCGCTGACACACCGCACAGGCCTAACGGCGCTCACATACCTGCTATAGATGGGCAGGCCGCAACCCAAATACCAGCGCGACCAGTCGGGGCAGCCGGCCCTGACACACCTGAACGGCCCGCGAGTAACAACAAGCTGCAGCCTGGTGCCCGCGCAGCCGCCGACAGTCCCACACCCGCTCCTCCAGCTCCACCGGCTCCTTCTCCCCTCTTCCCTTCACACACGGCGTACCAAGCGCACGCTGCTGCCCTTCCCGATTTCCGCCTAACTAACCATGAGACGCGGACCGAGCCGCCTTCAGCAGAACAAGCCCATGCGCCTCTTGATCTGCACGCTCACCACTCATCACCGCGACCACCGCAGATCGCGCCCACTGCCACTCAACCCGCACACCCTAGTCTCCCTAACCGCGTCCCACACTCCCAACCGCATACAGTTATTCCTGCACACGAAGTCCGGAGCGCGCCACCCTCTCAGTCCCACTCCTCCATTCCTACCTCGTACCCAAACCGTGTTGGGCCTAATGTTCCACAGAACATCGTCCCGCAAATGCCGATGCCGACTACTACGGGCTCAAATTGTCTTCCGAGTCAAGCACAAGCACCTACGCCACGGCCAGCCTCTCCGGCGGCGCTTTCCCGACCTTACCCTACCCCAATTATTGGCTCTAGTCATGTAAACTCGAGTATAAGTTCCAATTTGCACCATGCGATTCCTAGCTACCCAAGTCAGGCGAGTTTACAGAAACATTCCGTTCCTTACCCGGGTAGGCCGTCGCATCTTGCGCCCTTCAGCGTCGCAAACCACTTACCTTCAAGCCATTTGCCTGGGTCGACGGCCGCCCCAACGCCTACGCATTTAAGTCACCCAATTAACAGCCATTCCATTTTGAGCCATACGAGTCATATCCCGATGTCCTCACACCTGCTGGGGTCGACGCCTAACCACGTGGGGCAGGCAATATTCTCGACGGCAACGGCTACCAGTACGATAGCAAGTATGACGCCGAGTATGAAACCCAGTCTGCCTCACTCTGCTGTTCCGTCACAACCGAGTCATATGGACATTTCCCCCGTGACGTCAGCACCGGCTGTAATAGCATCTAGCGCTACCAGCGGTCACCCTGCGCCTCCGCCGGTAGTAGACACCAGACCGCCTGAAATATCGCGATCTGACAGTGTGGCGGTGGTGAGCTCATCACTAGCGCCTAACGGATACCCGCCGCCTGCAGCATACTCCAATGCGTACCCTACATTGTACGCACCCTACGCCCCAACTTTGCAACACAGTCCATATCTACCGCCTTCTGCTGCATCACCCAGGAATACCAATGACACG AGAACAAGTCTAGCGGCCTCCCCACTGGTGGCACCTAAAACACCTAAAGGTGTTCGCCCACACACGCCAGGCTCGCTCGGTGGTGCGGGTGTGCACGCGCCTTTATCCTACTCTCCACGGACTCAAAGCCCAAGCAGAGAAAGAGAAAGTTTcag TAACATCAGCAGTCTATCTCGCAGCACGCCCGCTTCATCAGCGAGCGCGGCGGTGTCCGCTGCCTCGCTAGTACCGACGATGCCCGCTCCGCTTGCCGCACCGCTACCCGCCCCGCTACCTGCTCCACTCGCCGCACCTCTATCT GGTCCTGTGCCAACGCACAGTGGGTCGGTAGGCTTACAACCATCAGTAGCCCCACTTTCATCCCTTGGTGGGCTCGCCACACTTGCAGCTCCAACACCCACTGCCCCCGCCCCAGCCCCGCACCTGTCCCACTCCTTAGCCCCAGTGCCCACAGTGCCCAGCATCAGTTCAAGTGCCAAGCCGCCCGCCCATTGGGGGGTAAC TAGGCCGGCCCCGTCAGAGCGCAGTGCTGCATTTGCGCCAGCGCCGCCATTGTTCGGAGCGCCACTCGCGCCTAACCCTAATCCCTTCTCGGCAGAATCGCTCTTCCAAACCA GTCCAGGCGCAGATCTCCTCCGTCGAGAGTTGGACAATCGGTTCCTGGCTGCAGCTGGCGCGGTGCGTACGGAGCTTCATCATCACCAGCACCAACACACCCATGTGCACCAGCATCCGGCGCATGCGCCGCCCCATCCACATCAGCTGATGGTGCCACACGCCCCACTC ttcaaGGATGTTGGCAAGATGTCTTCCCTGTACCGATCTGGGCTGAGTCTATATCCATACTCCTCAAGTTTGTTACACCCTACAGCGCCTTACGTACCGCCTGCTCCACTCACTACATATGCACCTAAG CCCGTAGTGTCATCAAGCGAGTCCGCCTCTAAACCGCCACAACGCCCCGCTGTCGCG AAAACCGGAAAATGGAACGCGATGCACGTACGTATCGCTTGGGAGATTTATAACCACCAACAGAAGGAGAAGACTGGTTCCGGTGCGGCGCCCTCTGCCATGGACAAGGACAAACTGCGGGCCTTCCCCGCTCCTGCCCCACCACCGCCCGCATACCGCTCACCCTACGATCTGCCCCCACCCTATATGCATCACGCACCACTAG GTATAGTACGTCATCCATCTCGTGCGGCATACGGTAGTGCGCCGCTGGGAGCTGAGCGGGAGCTGGGCGTTTCAGGAGTGTCCCCATTCACGCGGTACGGGGGCGGGTTCCCTGGTGCGCCCTATTCCCTGCCGTATGGTCGAGAGCTGGCGCTTTCTGCACCATTACATGCTGTCCCCCATCCCTTAGTACACGACGCCTGGCGGCCGCATCGACCCCCCGTTTCCACGCCGGCTGAAGTTCGCCGAGAGCACGAggaaagggagagagcgagaCGTGAAAGGGAGGAGAGAGAAAGACGGGATAGAGAGGAACGCGAGCGACGTAAAGCCAGGGAACAGCGCGATAGGGACCTAGAGAGAGCCCGAGTTAGATCCCCTCACCGATCTACGCATCCCTCGCACCAAGAACCCAAGGACGAGCGAAAGGAACCTCCCCGACCGCCGACGCTTCCCTACCCCCCGCCACACTGGGATCCCTACAGAGCCGCTTTCGACCCCCTGCAGCACATGCGCTTCGCCCCACTGGTCGAAGCCGCCATCCGAGCAGAGGAAGATCGAGCAAAGATGTTGAGTGCCTACGCCCATCACCAGCAGCTCAAATCGAGCCCGCTGCTGCACCACAGAAGCGGCGTGGGCGCGCCGCTCCCGCCCATGGGCGGGCATATGGCCCCGCTGGCGCCCCTCGCCCCGCCCATGGCTCCGCTCGCCCCTCTCGACCTGCTCAAGAAGGAAGAGCCGCGATGA
- the LOC111003412 gene encoding nascent polypeptide-associated complex subunit alpha, muscle-specific form isoform X7, producing MDDASDAGSLFRVTGGGAGGGKNDLVARGGSGGALALSRAPVGGSASPAPAPLPQPAPSPAPAALPPPALPPPPFRADTPHRPNGAHIPAIDGQAATQIPARPVGAAGPDTPERPASNNKLQPGARAAADSPTPAPPAPPAPSPLFPSHTAYQAHAAALPDFRLTNHETRTEPPSAEQAHAPLDLHAHHSSPRPPQIAPTATQPAHPSLPNRVPHSQPHTVIPAHEVRSAPPSQSHSSIPTSYPNRVGPNVPQNIVPQMPMPTTTGSNCLPSQAQAPTPRPASPAALSRPYPTPIIGSSHVNSSISSNLHHAIPSYPSQASLQKHSVPYPGRPSHLAPFSVANHLPSSHLPGSTAAPTPTHLSHPINSHSILSHTSHIPMSSHLLGSTPNHVGQAIFSTATATSTIASMTPSMKPSLPHSAVPSQPSHMDISPVTSAPAVIASSATSGHPAPPPVVDTRPPEISRSDSVAVVSSSLAPNGYPPPAAYSNAYPTLYAPYAPTLQHSPYLPPSAASPRNTNDTRTSLAASPLVAPKTPKGVRPHTPGSLGGAGVHAPLSYSPRTQSPSRERESFSNISSLSRSTPASSASAAVSAASLVPTMPAPLAAPLPAPLPAPLAAPLSGPVPTHSGSVGLQPSVAPLSSLGGLATLAAPTPTAPAPAPHLSHSLAPVPTVPSISSSAKPPAHWGVTRPAPSERSAAFAPAPPLFGAPLAPNPNPFSAESLFQTSPGADLLRRELDNRFLAAAGAVRTELHHHQHQHTHVHQHPAHAPPHPHQLMVPHAPLFKDVGKMSSLYRSGLSLYPYSSSLLHPTAPYVPPAPLTTYAPKPVVSSSESASKPPQRPAVAKTGKWNAMHVRIAWEIYNHQQKEKTGSGAAPSAMDKDKLRAFPAPAPPPPAYRSPYDLPPPYMHHAPLGIVRHPSRAAYGSAPLGAERELGVSGVSPFTRYGGGFPGAPYSLPYGRELALSAPLHAVPHPLVHDAWRPHRPPVSTPAEVRREHEERERARREREERERRDREERERRKAREQRDRDLERARVRSPHRSTHPSHQEPKDERKEPPRPPTLPYPPPHWDPYRAAFDPLQHMRFAPLVEAAIRAEEDRAKMLSAYAHHQQLKSSPLLHHRSGVGAPLPPMGGHMAPLAPLAPPMAPLAPLDLLKKEEPR from the exons ATGGATGAT GCATCAGATGCAGGCTCTCTGTTCCGGGTGACAGGAGGGGGTGCGGGTGGCGGTAAAAATGACCTTGTCGCTAGGGGTGGTAGTGGAGGAGCCCTGGCTTTGTCTCGGGCGCCAGTCGGCGGAAGTGCTAGTCCGGCGCCCGCGCCGCTGCCTCAGCCCGCCCCGAGTCCCGCCCCGGCTGCCCTCCCTCCGCCTGCTCTGCCTCCGCCACCATTCCGCGCTGACACACCGCACAGGCCTAACGGCGCTCACATACCTGCTATAGATGGGCAGGCCGCAACCCAAATACCAGCGCGACCAGTCGGGGCAGCCGGCCCTGACACACCTGAACGGCCCGCGAGTAACAACAAGCTGCAGCCTGGTGCCCGCGCAGCCGCCGACAGTCCCACACCCGCTCCTCCAGCTCCACCGGCTCCTTCTCCCCTCTTCCCTTCACACACGGCGTACCAAGCGCACGCTGCTGCCCTTCCCGATTTCCGCCTAACTAACCATGAGACGCGGACCGAGCCGCCTTCAGCAGAACAAGCCCATGCGCCTCTTGATCTGCACGCTCACCACTCATCACCGCGACCACCGCAGATCGCGCCCACTGCCACTCAACCCGCACACCCTAGTCTCCCTAACCGCGTCCCACACTCCCAACCGCATACAGTTATTCCTGCACACGAAGTCCGGAGCGCGCCACCCTCTCAGTCCCACTCCTCCATTCCTACCTCGTACCCAAACCGTGTTGGGCCTAATGTTCCACAGAACATCGTCCCGCAAATGCCGATGCCGACTACTACGGGCTCAAATTGTCTTCCGAGTCAAGCACAAGCACCTACGCCACGGCCAGCCTCTCCGGCGGCGCTTTCCCGACCTTACCCTACCCCAATTATTGGCTCTAGTCATGTAAACTCGAGTATAAGTTCCAATTTGCACCATGCGATTCCTAGCTACCCAAGTCAGGCGAGTTTACAGAAACATTCCGTTCCTTACCCGGGTAGGCCGTCGCATCTTGCGCCCTTCAGCGTCGCAAACCACTTACCTTCAAGCCATTTGCCTGGGTCGACGGCCGCCCCAACGCCTACGCATTTAAGTCACCCAATTAACAGCCATTCCATTTTGAGCCATACGAGTCATATCCCGATGTCCTCACACCTGCTGGGGTCGACGCCTAACCACGTGGGGCAGGCAATATTCTCGACGGCAACGGCTACCAGTACGATAGCAAGTATGACGCCGAGTATGAAACCCAGTCTGCCTCACTCTGCTGTTCCGTCACAACCGAGTCATATGGACATTTCCCCCGTGACGTCAGCACCGGCTGTAATAGCATCTAGCGCTACCAGCGGTCACCCTGCGCCTCCGCCGGTAGTAGACACCAGACCGCCTGAAATATCGCGATCTGACAGTGTGGCGGTGGTGAGCTCATCACTAGCGCCTAACGGATACCCGCCGCCTGCAGCATACTCCAATGCGTACCCTACATTGTACGCACCCTACGCCCCAACTTTGCAACACAGTCCATATCTACCGCCTTCTGCTGCATCACCCAGGAATACCAATGACACG AGAACAAGTCTAGCGGCCTCCCCACTGGTGGCACCTAAAACACCTAAAGGTGTTCGCCCACACACGCCAGGCTCGCTCGGTGGTGCGGGTGTGCACGCGCCTTTATCCTACTCTCCACGGACTCAAAGCCCAAGCAGAGAAAGAGAAAGTTTcag TAACATCAGCAGTCTATCTCGCAGCACGCCCGCTTCATCAGCGAGCGCGGCGGTGTCCGCTGCCTCGCTAGTACCGACGATGCCCGCTCCGCTTGCCGCACCGCTACCCGCCCCGCTACCTGCTCCACTCGCCGCACCTCTATCT GGTCCTGTGCCAACGCACAGTGGGTCGGTAGGCTTACAACCATCAGTAGCCCCACTTTCATCCCTTGGTGGGCTCGCCACACTTGCAGCTCCAACACCCACTGCCCCCGCCCCAGCCCCGCACCTGTCCCACTCCTTAGCCCCAGTGCCCACAGTGCCCAGCATCAGTTCAAGTGCCAAGCCGCCCGCCCATTGGGGGGTAAC TAGGCCGGCCCCGTCAGAGCGCAGTGCTGCATTTGCGCCAGCGCCGCCATTGTTCGGAGCGCCACTCGCGCCTAACCCTAATCCCTTCTCGGCAGAATCGCTCTTCCAAACCA GTCCAGGCGCAGATCTCCTCCGTCGAGAGTTGGACAATCGGTTCCTGGCTGCAGCTGGCGCGGTGCGTACGGAGCTTCATCATCACCAGCACCAACACACCCATGTGCACCAGCATCCGGCGCATGCGCCGCCCCATCCACATCAGCTGATGGTGCCACACGCCCCACTC ttcaaGGATGTTGGCAAGATGTCTTCCCTGTACCGATCTGGGCTGAGTCTATATCCATACTCCTCAAGTTTGTTACACCCTACAGCGCCTTACGTACCGCCTGCTCCACTCACTACATATGCACCTAAG CCCGTAGTGTCATCAAGCGAGTCCGCCTCTAAACCGCCACAACGCCCCGCTGTCGCG AAAACCGGAAAATGGAACGCGATGCACGTACGTATCGCTTGGGAGATTTATAACCACCAACAGAAGGAGAAGACTGGTTCCGGTGCGGCGCCCTCTGCCATGGACAAGGACAAACTGCGGGCCTTCCCCGCTCCTGCCCCACCACCGCCCGCATACCGCTCACCCTACGATCTGCCCCCACCCTATATGCATCACGCACCACTAG GTATAGTACGTCATCCATCTCGTGCGGCATACGGTAGTGCGCCGCTGGGAGCTGAGCGGGAGCTGGGCGTTTCAGGAGTGTCCCCATTCACGCGGTACGGGGGCGGGTTCCCTGGTGCGCCCTATTCCCTGCCGTATGGTCGAGAGCTGGCGCTTTCTGCACCATTACATGCTGTCCCCCATCCCTTAGTACACGACGCCTGGCGGCCGCATCGACCCCCCGTTTCCACGCCGGCTGAAGTTCGCCGAGAGCACGAggaaagggagagagcgagaCGTGAAAGGGAGGAGAGAGAAAGACGGGATAGAGAGGAACGCGAGCGACGTAAAGCCAGGGAACAGCGCGATAGGGACCTAGAGAGAGCCCGAGTTAGATCCCCTCACCGATCTACGCATCCCTCGCACCAAGAACCCAAGGACGAGCGAAAGGAACCTCCCCGACCGCCGACGCTTCCCTACCCCCCGCCACACTGGGATCCCTACAGAGCCGCTTTCGACCCCCTGCAGCACATGCGCTTCGCCCCACTGGTCGAAGCCGCCATCCGAGCAGAGGAAGATCGAGCAAAGATGTTGAGTGCCTACGCCCATCACCAGCAGCTCAAATCGAGCCCGCTGCTGCACCACAGAAGCGGCGTGGGCGCGCCGCTCCCGCCCATGGGCGGGCATATGGCCCCGCTGGCGCCCCTCGCCCCGCCCATGGCTCCGCTCGCCCCTCTCGACCTGCTCAAGAAGGAAGAGCCGCGATGA